From a region of the Synechococcus sp. PCC 7502 genome:
- a CDS encoding cryptochrome/photolyase family protein: MQSAPNISSQCDRAIFILYDQLNLAVFPQELLDQKPLLIFVESLSYATAIPHHKQKLVYILSAQRHFAIACQQLGFPVLNLSTEGSYAKAIADFLDQYPHINLTYMLPSEWDTRSQMAELNKQFGDRINVIPNNFFIANTEKFKSKIKKGYRLETFYRELRKQTNYLMEDGKPIGGNWNYDKENRKSLPKNLSIPTIPEIEPDAITQEVIEFVQNYLPNAFGRLDKFNYAVTRDRALELAKLFIETRLANFGAYEDAIKTEEPFLFHSVLSIYLNNGLLLPQELCEMAIAAYHQNLAPLNSVEGFVRQILGWREYIRIYYEAKMPEARESNYFRFTNNLPQLYWDAQTDLLCLKDAIGNVINYGYSHHIQRLMILSNFSNLTNTDPRQLNRWFWLAYVDAYEWVELPNVLGMSTFADGGILASKPYVAGGNYINKMSNCCSQCKYDVKSKTGDKACPFNYLYWHFIDQHRESFAENGRVSLMVSTYDKKSQSEKEAIRESSLKFIHTIPI, encoded by the coding sequence ATGCAGAGCGCCCCCAATATCTCTTCTCAATGCGATCGCGCCATATTTATTCTCTATGACCAGCTAAATCTAGCGGTGTTTCCTCAAGAACTGCTTGACCAAAAGCCATTACTAATCTTTGTCGAATCCCTGAGCTATGCCACGGCAATTCCCCATCATAAGCAAAAATTAGTTTATATTCTCAGCGCTCAAAGACACTTTGCGATCGCCTGTCAACAACTGGGATTTCCAGTCCTAAATTTATCTACGGAAGGATCCTATGCCAAAGCGATCGCTGATTTTTTGGATCAATATCCACATATAAACTTAACCTATATGCTTCCCTCAGAATGGGATACAAGATCGCAAATGGCGGAACTAAACAAACAATTTGGAGATCGGATTAATGTAATCCCTAATAATTTTTTTATAGCAAATACGGAAAAATTTAAATCAAAAATCAAAAAAGGATATCGCTTAGAAACTTTTTATAGAGAGCTTCGCAAGCAAACTAATTACTTGATGGAAGATGGTAAACCGATTGGCGGTAATTGGAACTATGACAAAGAAAATCGTAAGTCTTTACCCAAAAATCTTTCTATTCCAACAATCCCTGAAATTGAGCCTGATGCAATTACACAGGAAGTAATTGAATTTGTTCAAAATTATTTGCCAAATGCTTTTGGTAGACTGGATAAGTTTAATTATGCCGTAACGCGCGATCGCGCGTTAGAACTAGCGAAATTATTCATCGAAACTCGGTTGGCAAATTTTGGAGCCTACGAAGACGCGATTAAAACTGAGGAACCATTTCTATTTCATTCAGTTTTATCAATTTATCTCAACAACGGTTTACTTCTGCCCCAAGAACTCTGTGAAATGGCGATCGCTGCTTATCACCAAAATCTTGCTCCCCTAAATTCCGTTGAAGGTTTTGTCCGCCAAATTCTGGGTTGGCGAGAATATATACGAATCTACTATGAAGCCAAGATGCCAGAGGCTCGCGAAAGTAACTATTTTAGATTTACCAATAATTTGCCTCAACTTTATTGGGATGCTCAGACTGATTTACTGTGCCTAAAGGATGCGATCGGTAATGTTATCAATTATGGCTATTCCCATCACATTCAGAGATTAATGATTTTGAGTAATTTTAGTAATCTCACAAATACCGATCCCCGTCAGCTTAATCGATGGTTTTGGCTTGCCTATGTTGATGCCTATGAATGGGTGGAACTTCCGAATGTCTTGGGGATGTCTACCTTTGCCGATGGCGGAATTTTAGCGTCAAAACCTTATGTGGCGGGCGGCAACTATATCAATAAAATGAGCAATTGCTGCTCTCAATGCAAATATGATGTCAAATCAAAAACTGGGGATAAAGCCTGCCCATTTAATTATTTATATTGGCACTTTATCGATCAGCACCGTGAGAGCTTTGCAGAGAATGGACGGGTTTCGCTAATGGTTAGTACCTATGATAAGAAGTCTCAATCTGAGAAAGAAGCAATTCGTGAATCTTCTCTAAAATTTATCCATACTATTCCTATCTAG
- a CDS encoding histone deacetylase: MQIIYSDEFLEHLTGAFHPEKPERLTAITTALKTQPWSDRLQWQQPQIRDLQKLRTEIEKCHSSKYIDQVKAISAQGHGMLDADTVLSQNSYQVAQLAVSAWLDGVDQVLKSDKPVFILSRPPGHHAVRDSGMGFCIFNNGAIAANYALEQYGVERVAILDWDVHHGNGTQDIVWNQPQIAYISIHQAPFYPGTGWQAERGGHENILNLPLPSESAIATYLPVFTQRVIPFLQDFKPDLLIISAGFDANSADPLASMNLQPQDYGVFTELCLGVTSRILLGLEGGYEFQSLSQSVVAVVEKILDN, from the coding sequence ATGCAAATTATCTACAGTGACGAATTTTTAGAGCATTTAACAGGGGCATTTCATCCCGAAAAACCTGAACGCTTAACCGCAATCACTACTGCCTTAAAAACCCAACCTTGGAGCGATCGCCTGCAATGGCAACAACCCCAAATCCGTGACTTACAAAAGCTGAGAACCGAGATCGAAAAGTGTCATAGCTCCAAGTATATTGATCAAGTTAAAGCCATATCTGCCCAAGGTCATGGGATGCTAGATGCGGACACCGTACTTTCTCAAAACAGTTATCAAGTTGCCCAATTAGCGGTAAGTGCTTGGCTAGATGGGGTAGATCAAGTCCTAAAAAGTGATAAGCCTGTATTTATCCTTTCCCGCCCCCCCGGACACCACGCAGTTCGAGACTCAGGTATGGGATTTTGTATTTTTAACAATGGGGCGATCGCAGCTAATTATGCCCTAGAACAGTACGGAGTCGAACGAGTAGCTATCCTAGATTGGGATGTGCATCATGGTAATGGTACCCAAGATATTGTGTGGAATCAACCCCAAATTGCCTATATTTCGATCCATCAAGCTCCTTTTTACCCGGGTACAGGGTGGCAAGCGGAACGGGGCGGACATGAAAATATTTTGAATCTGCCTTTACCTTCTGAAAGTGCGATCGCTACCTATTTACCTGTTTTTACCCAAAGAGTGATTCCATTTTTACAGGATTTTAAGCCCGATTTACTAATTATTAGTGCTGGCTTTGATGCCAACTCTGCAGACCCCCTTGCCAGTATGAATCTACAGCCCCAAGACTATGGCGTATTTACAGAATTATGCCTAGGTGTAACTTCTCGGATTTTATTGGGTTTAGAAGGGGGCTATGAGTTTCAGAGTTTATCTCAGTCAGTGGTGGCAGTGGTGGAGAAGATTTTAGATAATTGA
- a CDS encoding hybrid sensor histidine kinase/response regulator, with product MAPKLSKRISLQNMLALPFVIQVAVAIAVTGWLSLSYGQAAVNKAAKQLRLDASDRISRSLDDYLKVPHQVNQLNLGAINAGSLRLDNFEQVGQVFFQQMQIFNISYNNFGTLNGDYIGVERLDNGTLILHEVSKNTGGKYNTYTIDPQGRRLHLISSESDTSIFLESWFSDAIAAKHPIWSKIYAWNDKPDVLSISASYPIYDPNANLIGVIGTDYVLTQFSEYLKGLKISESGSAFIVERSGLLVASSRGIPLRLVNGKAQRIPAAESSDPLIQTVGRKYLSSSALKDIQQLQELQITINEQRHFMQIKPWQDQYGLDWLIVVVAPESDFISSIGAYTSDTFLLCLGALVLSIGFGVVTAYWLTIPIRKLNDVTRAIAEGNLDQTVKLSGIDELDTLAESFNTMADRLRSSFTELQSSNEELEARVEDRTIELTILKELAEANQDAANTANRAKSEFLANMSHELRTPLNGILGYAQILLRSPNLNAKELNGAGIIYKCGNHLLTLINDILDLSKIEARGMELSPNHFDFHGFLQGVREICQIRAEQKGLEFKYELSPQLPKGVYADEKRLRQVLINLLGNAIKFTDRGAVGLKVDCLGIAGGVCKLRFQVADTGIGMSETQIGRIFLPFEQVGDRQKMTEGTGLGLAISQKIVQVMGSQLQVNSTLGAGSSFTLDLEMPLSTEWADSALEPLVIVGCKQKGYKILVVDDIADNRIIIHNLLEPLSFEVFEATNGEEGLTQVENLNPALVITDLLMPIMDGFELIRQLKRRRLNIPIIASSASVFESDQQQSINVGADYFLTKPVQAEELLYLLQIYLHVEWIYADTPAATILSSKVIVPPAADVLNHLRELLRRGNLRELIKQADILEPEFADFAQQLRQLAKTYQEQALVKFMQQFT from the coding sequence CTTAGATAATTTTGAGCAGGTGGGACAGGTATTTTTCCAGCAAATGCAGATATTTAATATCAGCTATAACAATTTTGGTACGCTTAATGGTGACTATATCGGAGTAGAACGCTTAGACAATGGCACTTTAATACTGCATGAAGTTTCTAAAAATACGGGAGGAAAGTACAACACCTACACTATTGATCCTCAAGGACGGCGGTTACATTTAATTAGCTCTGAATCAGATACTAGTATATTTCTGGAATCATGGTTTAGTGATGCGATCGCCGCCAAACATCCCATCTGGAGCAAAATTTATGCGTGGAATGATAAGCCAGACGTACTATCAATTTCCGCAAGCTATCCCATTTATGATCCTAATGCTAATTTAATCGGCGTAATTGGTACGGACTATGTCTTGACTCAGTTTAGTGAATACCTCAAGGGCTTAAAGATCAGTGAATCAGGTTCAGCTTTTATTGTGGAGCGATCAGGCTTATTAGTTGCTAGTTCCCGTGGTATCCCCCTACGTTTAGTGAATGGTAAGGCACAAAGAATTCCCGCCGCCGAAAGTAGTGATCCATTAATTCAGACAGTGGGCAGAAAATATCTTAGTAGTTCGGCTCTGAAAGATATTCAGCAACTGCAAGAACTACAAATAACCATAAATGAGCAAAGACATTTTATGCAAATCAAGCCTTGGCAAGATCAATATGGTTTGGATTGGCTGATTGTGGTGGTGGCACCAGAGTCGGATTTTATTAGTAGTATTGGTGCCTATACCAGTGACACATTTTTGCTGTGTTTAGGTGCTTTGGTATTATCCATCGGCTTTGGGGTGGTTACTGCCTATTGGTTGACTATTCCTATTCGCAAGTTAAATGATGTTACAAGGGCGATCGCTGAAGGGAATTTAGATCAAACCGTCAAGTTAAGTGGCATAGATGAATTAGATACATTGGCAGAATCCTTTAATACTATGGCAGATCGGCTGCGATCATCTTTTACAGAGTTGCAATCCAGTAATGAAGAATTAGAAGCAAGGGTTGAGGATCGTACGATAGAGTTAACTATTCTCAAGGAATTGGCAGAGGCAAATCAAGATGCGGCTAATACGGCAAATAGAGCCAAAAGTGAATTTCTTGCTAATATGAGTCACGAACTGAGAACTCCTCTCAATGGCATTCTGGGGTATGCTCAAATTTTGCTGCGATCGCCCAATCTTAATGCGAAGGAACTAAACGGGGCAGGAATTATTTATAAATGTGGAAATCATCTACTGACCTTGATTAATGACATTTTGGATTTGTCTAAAATTGAAGCTCGGGGTATGGAACTCTCGCCTAACCATTTTGATTTTCATGGCTTTTTGCAAGGTGTAAGGGAAATTTGTCAAATTCGGGCTGAGCAGAAGGGCTTAGAGTTTAAGTATGAACTCTCACCGCAACTGCCTAAGGGAGTTTATGCAGATGAAAAAAGACTGCGCCAAGTATTAATTAATCTGTTGGGTAATGCCATTAAATTTACTGATCGCGGTGCGGTGGGCTTAAAGGTAGATTGTCTAGGAATTGCTGGGGGAGTATGTAAACTGCGGTTTCAAGTTGCAGATACGGGGATTGGCATGAGTGAAACCCAAATCGGTAGGATATTTTTACCCTTTGAACAGGTGGGCGATCGCCAAAAAATGACGGAAGGTACGGGGCTAGGATTGGCAATTAGTCAAAAAATTGTCCAGGTTATGGGTAGTCAATTGCAGGTAAACAGTACATTGGGAGCTGGCAGCAGTTTTACTTTGGATTTGGAGATGCCACTGTCAACGGAATGGGCAGACTCGGCATTAGAGCCGTTGGTTATAGTTGGCTGTAAGCAAAAAGGATACAAAATTTTAGTTGTTGACGATATTGCTGATAATCGGATCATCATTCACAATCTTTTGGAACCACTGAGCTTTGAGGTGTTTGAAGCAACTAATGGGGAAGAGGGATTAACTCAGGTAGAGAATCTTAACCCTGCCCTTGTGATTACCGATCTATTAATGCCGATTATGGATGGGTTTGAGCTAATTAGACAATTAAAACGGAGACGGCTAAATATCCCCATCATTGCCTCTTCTGCCAGTGTGTTTGAGTCCGATCAACAACAAAGCATTAATGTTGGAGCTGATTATTTCTTGACTAAACCTGTGCAAGCGGAGGAACTCCTATATTTACTTCAGATTTATCTCCATGTGGAATGGATTTATGCTGATACTCCTGCTGCAACCATCCTAAGTTCTAAAGTAATAGTCCCTCCTGCGGCTGATGTGCTGAATCACCTACGGGAACTGCTACGCCGTGGGAATCTGCGGGAGTTGATTAAACAAGCTGATATATTAGAACCAGAATTTGCGGATTTTGCCCAGCAGTTACGGCAATTGGCTAAGACCTACCAAGAACAGGCACTGGTTAAATTTATGCAGCAATTTACTTAG